DNA sequence from the Armatimonadota bacterium genome:
CCATGGATCCCCGCAACCCTCGGGCCTCCGTGGTGCTGATCCGCGATGGCCGCATCGCGTACGTGGGAAACGCCCTCCCGGTCCAGGGTCTGGGGGCCCGACAGGTTGACCTCCGGGGACGGGCCGTCATCCCCGGGATCATCGACAACCACAACCACATCGCCCTGATGGGGAACCGTCCCGGATACCACACGCCGCTGGAGAACTGCGCCTCCGTCCGGGAGGTCCAGGAGACCCTGGCCGCCCGGGCCGCCGCGGCGCCTCGGGGGGCCTTCCTCACCACCATCGGCGGGTTCCACTTCAACCAGTTCCGGGAGCGCCGTCTGCCCACGCGGCGGGAACTGGACGAGGCGGTACCGCACAATCCCGTGTACCTCTCCATCGGCTTCAGCGGACCCTCCGTGACGAACTCCCTGGGGCAGCGCTTCTTCTCGGAGCGGGGCATCCCCGTGCGCGAGGACGGGGCCATCGCCGCGGGGGAGGCCTCGAATCGGGCCCTGCTGGCCCTGCGCCGGGAGCTGCTGACTCCCGAGGAACGGCGGCGGAGTGCCCTGGACGCCTTGCGGTACGGCCTCAGCCTCGGGGTGACCACCCACCTGGACCAGGGGGCCTTTCAGGCCACGAACACCCCGGCGGACGGGGCCGCGCACGAGGACAACTACACCATGCACAGGCCATTTTTTGAGCTGCACGCGGAAGGAGCTCTCCCGGCCCGGATCCGGATCAACTTCCTCCACGCGGACCTCTCCCCAGAGGTCCCCACCCTACGGGAGCGCCTGCGCAACAGCTTCCCCTACTTCGGGGACGAGTGGGTGCGGACCGTGGGGATCGGGGAGTTCACCGCGGGGGATCCCTTCGAGCTCTTCGCCCATGCGGAGCCCAGCGAGGCCTGGCGGGTGGGTACCCGCCTCGTGGCCGCGGCGGGCTGGCGGAACGAGAACCACTCCCTGACCCGGACCGACTACCAGGCCATCATCCGGGGCTGGGAAGAGGTGAACCGGGAATTCCCCATCGGGGAGCTGCGCTGGGTCCTCGCGCACGTCCCCTTCATCACCCGGGAGTGGGTGGACCGGCTCAAGGCCCTAGGGGGCGGCCTCTTCCTCACCGGGTGGCGGTACCTCGCGGGTACCCGGGAAGCCAACGGCCCTCCCTTCCGGATGATCGTGGAGAGCGGGATCCCCGTGGGGCTGAGCTCGGACGGCATGCAGATCGCGCCCATGAACCCGTGGCTGCACATCTACTACGCCACCACCGGCGTCAACGCCCGCGGGGAACCCATCAACGAGGACCAGCGGATCTCCCGGGAAGAGGCCCTGCGCCTGTACACCCGCGCGAACGGCTGGTTCCTCCGGGAGGAGGACCGCCTCGGGAGCCTCGAGGTGGGCAAGTGGGCGGATCTCGTGGTCCTCAACCGCGACCCGTTCCAGGTTCCGGACGAAGGGCTCAAGGGCATCCGGAGCGTCCTCACCCTGGTGGGCGGGAGGGCCGGGCACGACGAAGGCTTGCTCCGGACAACCTCCCCGAACCCGTAGACCTGCCTCATCCCCTAGCGGCGAAAGGCGAACTTTACCTGGTCGCTCGCCTTTACCCCAGGGGGATTCGTGGCTATGATGGGGCCGGATCGCAAAGGATATCCGCAAATCCCGAACGGTTGAGGGTTAACGAGGGTGCGGGTTCTCCTCGTGGGCTCCGGAGCTCGTGAGCACGCGCTCGCGTGGGCTCTCGGGCGGAGTGGGCTGGTCTCCGAGATCCTGTCTGCCCCGGGAAACCCGGGGATCGCGCGGTACGGCCGGTGTTTCCCCGTGCGGGCCACGGACATCCCGGGAATCGTGGCGCTCGCGGAGGAGCACAGGCCGGACCTGGTCGTGGTGGGCCCGGAGGAACCCCTAGCCCTGGGCCTCGTGGATGCCCTCAGCGCGAGGGGCATTCCCGTCTTCGGACCCACCCAGGGGGCGGCCCGCATCGAATCGTCGAAGATCTTTGCCAAGGAACTCCTCGGGCGCCACGGGATCCCGCAGCCCGGGTACCGGATCTTCGAGGATCCCGAGGAGGCGGTACGGTGGGTCCGGACCCGGAGAGGTCCCTGCGTGGTGAAGGCGGACGGGCTCGCGGCCGGCAAGGGATCCGTGGTGTGCCGGGATTCCCTCGAAGCGGAGGCGGCCATCCAGGCCCTCATGGTGCAGGGCCGGCTGGGGGAGGCCGGTCGGCGGGTGGTGGTCGAGGAGTACCTGGAGGGAGAAGAGGCCTCCGCGCTCGCCTTGGTGAGCGGCGAGTGCGTGGTCCCTCTCCCGCTGGCCCAGGACCACAAGCGCCTGCTGGACGGAGACCGAGGGCCCAACACGGGCGGGATGGGGGCCATCGCACCGTTACGGGTCTCTCCGGGGTTGCAGGCGCGGATCGTGCGGGAGATCCTGGAACCCACCGCCCGGGCCCTGTGCACGGAGGGAACGCCCTTCTGCGGGGTGCTTTACGCGGGCCTCATGCTCACCGCGGAGGGCCCGAAAGTCCTGGAGTTCAACGCCCGGTGGGGGGACCCTGAGGCCCAGGCCCTGCTTCCCCTGCTTCAAAGCGATCTCCTCGAGATCCTTCTGGCCACGTGTTCGGGGACCCTCGACCGGGTGTCCGTCCGGTGGGCAGAGGGGGCCAGTTGCTGCGTGGTGCTCGCGAGCGAGGGGTACCCCGAGCAGCCCGTGCGGGGGCGCCGGATCCACGGCCTTGAGCGGTTGGAGGGACGGCCGGGGGTTGTGGTGTTCCACGCGGGGACGGAAGAGCGCGACGCCGCCCTCTACACCGCGGGCGGTCGGGTCCTGAGCGTGGTGGGGCTCGGCGGGACCCTGGAGGCCGCCTGCGAGGTCGCGTATCGGGCCGTGGAGGAGGTGCACTTCGAGGGGATGCAGTTCCGCCGGGACATCGGCCGCCGGGCCCGGGCCGGTATCGGAGCATGAGGGGTGAGCCATGCCCGTGACCGCGGTGGTGGGACTGCATTGGGGAGACGAGGGGAAGGGCAAGGTGATCGATCTGCTGGCGCAGCGGGCGCAGCTGGTGATCCGGTTCAACGGAGGGGCCAACGCGGGCCACACCATCGTGAACGAGTGGGGAACCTTCCGGCTGCACCTCATCCCCTCCGGCATCTTCAATCCCGGGTGCCGCAACCTCATCGGCCCGGGCTGCGTGGTGAACCCGGAAGTGCTGCTCCAGGAGATGGAGGTCCTGCAGGAGCGGAACCTCCTGCGGGGAGCGCTGCTCCTCTCCGACCGGGCCCATCTCACCCTCCCCTTTCACGTCCAGACGGACGTGGCGGAAGATGAGGCCCGCGCCCACGGGACCACCCGCCAGGGCATCTGGCCCACGTACGCGGACAAGGTGGCCCGCATCGGGCTGCGGGCAGGAGATCTGCTGTATCCGGAGTTCTGCGATCGGCAGCTGGCTGTGCTCCTCGCACGGCGCAACGCCCTGCTGCAGGCCCTGTACGGGCAGGCGCCCGTGGATGCCGAGGCCCTGCGGGCCCGGCTGCGGGGGTGGGCGGAACGCCTCCGCCCCCACATCGTGGACGGGTTTGAGGTCGTGCAGGAGGCCCTGGAACGCGACGTCCCGGTCCTCCTGGAGGGGCACCTGGGCGCCATGCGGGACCTGGACTGGGGGGAGTACCCATACGTGACCTCCTCCACCACCCTGGCGGGCGGGGCTTGCGCGGGCGCCGGGATCCCGCCACATCGCATCACCCGCATCGTGGGCGTGGTGAAAGCGTACACCACCGCGGTGGGATCAGGCCCCCTGCCCACGGAGGAACGGGGAGAGGTGGGGGAACGCCTGCGGGAACTGGGCGGGGAGTACGGGGCCACCACAGGCCGACCCCGCCGGTGCGGGTGGTTTGACGGCGTGGCGGCCCGGTTCGCGGCCCGACTCAACGGGTGCACGGAGGTGGCCCTCATGAAGCTCGATGTGCTCGACGCGTTTGACCGCGTCCGGATCTGCGTGGCCTACGAGCTCGGGGGAAAACTCCTGGAGGCGGTTCCGCCCACCCCCGTGCTGGAGCGGGTTCGCCCCGTGTACGAGGAGCTCCCGGGATGGCGCACGCCCACTTCTGGGATCGCCCGATTCTCGGATCTCCCTGCGGAGGCCCGGACCTTCGTGCGCCGGATCCAGGAGCTGTGCGGAGTACCCGTCACCCTCATCGGTACGGGTGCCCGGCGGGAGCACACCATCCACACCCCGGGAGGGGTGCTGTGATCCCCCGGTACACCACCCCGGAGATGGCGGAGCTGTGGAGCGAGCGCACGAAGCTCGCCACCTGGCTCGAGGTGGAGCTGCTGGCCGTGGAGGCCCAGGCCGCGCACGGCCTTGTTCCGCAGGAGACCGCCTCGCGCCTGCGGGCCCGGGCCCGGACCCCCGACCCCGAACGGGTGCGGGAGGCGGAGGGGCGTACCCGGCACGACGTGGTGGCCTTCCTGGAGGTGGTCTCGGAAGACCTCGGGGAGGACGCCCGCTACCTGCACCGGGGCATCGGGTCCAGCGACGTGGTGGACACCGCCACCGCGGTGCTCCTCGTGCGGGCCACGGACCTCCTCCTGCAGGAACTGGACGGGCTGCTCCGGGTGCTCGTCGAGCTCGCGGACCGGTATCGCCACACCCTGATGCCGGGCCGCACCCACGGGATGGTGGCGGAGCCCACCACCTTCGGGCTCAAGGTGGCGAGCTGGCTCGCGGAGATGCGGCGGAACCGCGAGCGCCTTCTGCGGGCCCGGGAGGCGGTGCGGGTGGGGAAGCTCTCCGGAGAGGTGGGCAACTACGCGCACCTTCCACCGTGGGCCGAGGCGTACGTGTGCGAGCGGCTGGGCCTGGTACCGGAGACGGTCTCTACCCAGATCGTCTCGCGGGACCGGCATGCGGAGCTGCTGTGCGCCATCGCGGTCACCGCGGGAAGCCTCGAGCGCATCGCCACGGAGATCCGCAACCTCCAGCGCACGGAGATCCACGAGGTGGAGGAACCCTTCGAGGCGGGCCAGACGGGGAGCAGTGCCATGCCGCACAAGCGCAACCCCATCCTCTGCGAGCGGATCACGGGGCTTGCCCGGATGCTGCGGGGGATGGGCCTCGTGGCCCTGGAGAACGAGGCCTTGTGGGGCGAGCGGGACCTCAGCCACTCCAGCAACGAGCGCCTCACCCTGCCCGGGGCCACCACCCTCCTCCACTACGCCCTGCGGCAGATGCGCTACGTCCTCGAACACCTGCGGGTGGATCCGGAGGCCATGCGCCGAAACCTTGACCGCACGGGCGGCCTCGTGTACTCCCACCGGGTCCTGCTCCTCCTGGTGGCGCGGGGCATGCCCCGGGAAGAAGCGTACCGGGCCGTGCAGCGGGCCGCCTTCCGGGTCGAGGAGGATCCGCATCGGGCTCCGGATGCCTTCCTGCACGCCCTCCTGGAAGACCCGGTCGTCCGGCGGTACGCGGACGAGGCGGCCCTGCGCGGTTGCTTCGATCTCACGCCGTACCTCGCGCACGTGGATGAGATCCTGAGCCGGGCCGGAATCCCGCCGAAGGAGAAGCGCGCATGAACGCCGTGCTCTCCCTCCCCCTGTACCTCCGGGGCAAGGTGCGGGACGTGTACGACCTGGGGGATCGGCTGCTCATGGTGACCACGGACCGCCTGAGCGCCTTCGACTGTGTGCTCCCCACCCCCATCCCGGACCGGGGCAAGGTGCTCACGCAGCTCTCGGCCTTCTGGTTCTCCCGCACCGTTCCCGTCATCTGGAACCATCTCATCACCACGGACCTGAGGGCCATCGCGGAGGCCCTGGGTCAGCCCGTGGAGGGCCTCGCGGAGCTGGAGGATCGCACCATGCTGGTGTGGCGGGCGCGGCGGATCCCCTTCGAGTGCGTGGTGCGGGGGTATCTCGCGGGGTCCGGGTGGCGGGATTACGTACGGACGGGGGCGGTGTGCGGGATCCGGCTTCCGCGGGGGCTTCGGGAAGGGGAGCGGCTCCCGGAGCCCATCTTCACCCCCGCCACCAAGAACGAGGGGGGACACGACGAGAACGTGCCCTTCGAGGCCGTGGCGGAGGCGTTGGGGGAGGAACTGGCCCAACGCCTGCGGGAGGTGAGTCTTGTGCTGTACCGGGTCCTCCACGACCACGCGTACGACCGGGGATTGATCCTGGCGGACACCAAATTCGAGTTCGGGATGCGCAAAGATGCGCTGATGCTCATCGACGAGCTCGGCACCCCGGACTCCTCCCGGTACTGGGACCGAGAGGCGTACGAGCGCGGGGGATCCATGGCCTCCTTCGACAAGCAGTTCGTGCGGGACTACCTGGAGCGCATCGGGTGGAGCAAGCAGCCTCCCGCCCCTCCGCTTCCGCCGGAGGTGGTGGAGGCCACCCGCTCCCGGTACCTGGAGGCCTACCGCCGTCTCACGGGGCAGATCCCCGCGTGGGGGCTACGGTGAGGCGGGTTCGGGTGGTGATCTTCCTCAAGCCCGGGGTTCTGGACGCCCAGGGTCAGGCGGTGGCCACGGGGCTGCGGGCTTTGGGCTACGAGGTGGGGGAGGTCCGGGTGGGCCGTGCGGTGGAGCTCGTGCTCCCGGATGGGACGGACGTGATGGAGATGTGCGAGCGGTTCCTCGCCAATCCCCTCATCGAGGAGTGGCGGGTGGAGGAGGCGTGAGGTGCGGTTCGGCGTGGTGACCTTCCCAGGGTCCAACTGTGATGCGGACTGCCGGTGGGTGCTGGAGAAGGTGGTGGGGGTCGAGGCGGAGCCCGTGTGGCATGAGGAGACGGATCTCACGGGTCTCGACGCCGTGGTCCTGCCCGGCGGGTTCTCCTACGGCGACTACCTCCGGGCGGGTGCCATCGCGGCCACGAGCCCGGTGATGCGGGCGGTGCGGGAGTTCGCCGCCCGGGGAGGGCTGGTGCTGGGGATCTGCAACGGGTTCCAGATCCTGTTGGAGGCAAGGCTACTGCCCGGCGCCCTGCTCACCAACCTCCAGGCCCGGTTCCGGTGCGGGTGGGTGCAGGTTCGGGTGGAGCGCACGGACACGCCCTTTACCTCCCGATACCGG
Encoded proteins:
- a CDS encoding amidohydrolase family protein: METRHGVGQTFSRREFLRFGFLAGVASVGRWDATRTAGSRGEARGQRVPAPRDLLLFNGRIYTMDPRNPRASVVLIRDGRIAYVGNALPVQGLGARQVDLRGRAVIPGIIDNHNHIALMGNRPGYHTPLENCASVREVQETLAARAAAAPRGAFLTTIGGFHFNQFRERRLPTRRELDEAVPHNPVYLSIGFSGPSVTNSLGQRFFSERGIPVREDGAIAAGEASNRALLALRRELLTPEERRRSALDALRYGLSLGVTTHLDQGAFQATNTPADGAAHEDNYTMHRPFFELHAEGALPARIRINFLHADLSPEVPTLRERLRNSFPYFGDEWVRTVGIGEFTAGDPFELFAHAEPSEAWRVGTRLVAAAGWRNENHSLTRTDYQAIIRGWEEVNREFPIGELRWVLAHVPFITREWVDRLKALGGGLFLTGWRYLAGTREANGPPFRMIVESGIPVGLSSDGMQIAPMNPWLHIYYATTGVNARGEPINEDQRISREEALRLYTRANGWFLREEDRLGSLEVGKWADLVVLNRDPFQVPDEGLKGIRSVLTLVGGRAGHDEGLLRTTSPNP
- a CDS encoding adenylosuccinate synthase, coding for MPVTAVVGLHWGDEGKGKVIDLLAQRAQLVIRFNGGANAGHTIVNEWGTFRLHLIPSGIFNPGCRNLIGPGCVVNPEVLLQEMEVLQERNLLRGALLLSDRAHLTLPFHVQTDVAEDEARAHGTTRQGIWPTYADKVARIGLRAGDLLYPEFCDRQLAVLLARRNALLQALYGQAPVDAEALRARLRGWAERLRPHIVDGFEVVQEALERDVPVLLEGHLGAMRDLDWGEYPYVTSSTTLAGGACAGAGIPPHRITRIVGVVKAYTTAVGSGPLPTEERGEVGERLRELGGEYGATTGRPRRCGWFDGVAARFAARLNGCTEVALMKLDVLDAFDRVRICVAYELGGKLLEAVPPTPVLERVRPVYEELPGWRTPTSGIARFSDLPAEARTFVRRIQELCGVPVTLIGTGARREHTIHTPGGVL
- the purD gene encoding phosphoribosylamine--glycine ligase; this translates as MRVLLVGSGAREHALAWALGRSGLVSEILSAPGNPGIARYGRCFPVRATDIPGIVALAEEHRPDLVVVGPEEPLALGLVDALSARGIPVFGPTQGAARIESSKIFAKELLGRHGIPQPGYRIFEDPEEAVRWVRTRRGPCVVKADGLAAGKGSVVCRDSLEAEAAIQALMVQGRLGEAGRRVVVEEYLEGEEASALALVSGECVVPLPLAQDHKRLLDGDRGPNTGGMGAIAPLRVSPGLQARIVREILEPTARALCTEGTPFCGVLYAGLMLTAEGPKVLEFNARWGDPEAQALLPLLQSDLLEILLATCSGTLDRVSVRWAEGASCCVVLASEGYPEQPVRGRRIHGLERLEGRPGVVVFHAGTEERDAALYTAGGRVLSVVGLGGTLEAACEVAYRAVEEVHFEGMQFRRDIGRRARAGIGA
- the purQ gene encoding phosphoribosylformylglycinamidine synthase subunit PurQ, with product MRFGVVTFPGSNCDADCRWVLEKVVGVEAEPVWHEETDLTGLDAVVLPGGFSYGDYLRAGAIAATSPVMRAVREFAARGGLVLGICNGFQILLEARLLPGALLTNLQARFRCGWVQVRVERTDTPFTSRYRPGEVLRMPIAHREGRYHVDPATRERLEATGRVVFRYEGENPNGSLSGIAGICNEAGNVLGLMPHPERCAEGILGGEDGRRLFESMVDWIRTHRREAVWRRS
- the purB gene encoding adenylosuccinate lyase, with amino-acid sequence MIPRYTTPEMAELWSERTKLATWLEVELLAVEAQAAHGLVPQETASRLRARARTPDPERVREAEGRTRHDVVAFLEVVSEDLGEDARYLHRGIGSSDVVDTATAVLLVRATDLLLQELDGLLRVLVELADRYRHTLMPGRTHGMVAEPTTFGLKVASWLAEMRRNRERLLRAREAVRVGKLSGEVGNYAHLPPWAEAYVCERLGLVPETVSTQIVSRDRHAELLCAIAVTAGSLERIATEIRNLQRTEIHEVEEPFEAGQTGSSAMPHKRNPILCERITGLARMLRGMGLVALENEALWGERDLSHSSNERLTLPGATTLLHYALRQMRYVLEHLRVDPEAMRRNLDRTGGLVYSHRVLLLLVARGMPREEAYRAVQRAAFRVEEDPHRAPDAFLHALLEDPVVRRYADEAALRGCFDLTPYLAHVDEILSRAGIPPKEKRA
- the purS gene encoding phosphoribosylformylglycinamidine synthase subunit PurS, producing MRRVRVVIFLKPGVLDAQGQAVATGLRALGYEVGEVRVGRAVELVLPDGTDVMEMCERFLANPLIEEWRVEEA
- a CDS encoding phosphoribosylaminoimidazolesuccinocarboxamide synthase, which codes for MNAVLSLPLYLRGKVRDVYDLGDRLLMVTTDRLSAFDCVLPTPIPDRGKVLTQLSAFWFSRTVPVIWNHLITTDLRAIAEALGQPVEGLAELEDRTMLVWRARRIPFECVVRGYLAGSGWRDYVRTGAVCGIRLPRGLREGERLPEPIFTPATKNEGGHDENVPFEAVAEALGEELAQRLREVSLVLYRVLHDHAYDRGLILADTKFEFGMRKDALMLIDELGTPDSSRYWDREAYERGGSMASFDKQFVRDYLERIGWSKQPPAPPLPPEVVEATRSRYLEAYRRLTGQIPAWGLR